A window of Halopseudomonas sabulinigri genomic DNA:
CCCCTGGGCATTACTCGATTCGAGTGGGCTGAGGACGCCCGCAACCGCTCGCTGGCTTTTTCCGGCCTGCGGCTGCGCCCCCGTGATCTGCTGAAAATCGGCCGGCTGGTCAATCAACGCGGCCAGTGGCACGGGCAGCAGTTGGTCAGCGCCGATTGGATCGACAAGATTACCGCCGCTCAGATTACAACCGACATTGATCTGTTCTCACTCGACGGCAAGTCGGTGCAGTACGGCTACCAGTGGTGGAGCGGTACCGTGCAGGTTGCTGGCCGCGAGCACCGCTGGGTAGCCGCCATCGGCAATGGTGGGCAGCGCTTGCTGCTGATTCCAGCGCTGCAATTGGGCCTGGTGCTACAGGGCGGGGATTATGGCTCGGCGGAGATACAGCGCCGTGAAAACCAGCTGGTACTTCAGCTACTGGCAGCCATGACGCGCCAGGACTAATCCGGCGCCGTTATACGGCTTCATTCGGCGCGCCAAGGGTTGGTGGGGCAGCACGCTGTTTCATGCGACCATGCCGCTTTAGCCTTTTGACTGCCAGAACCAGGAGATACCGTGAGCGAACATGTATTGATCGAGCGCAACAGCGGCGTACTGACGCTGACAATGAACCGTGCCGACAAGAAAAATGCCCTGACGCAGAATATGTATGGCGCAATGGCCGATGCCATCAAGGCCGCGCAAGAAGACACGCAGGTTCGTGCCGTCGTCATCCAGGGCAGCGACAGCTGCTTCACCAGCGGCAACGATGTGAGTGACTTCGTCAATTCACCGCGCAGCGACACCAAGAGCCCGGTCTATCACTTCCTGCGCGCCATCTGTCACGCCGAGAAGCCATTGATCGCTGCCGTCAACGGCCCAGCCGTCGGCGTTGGCGTGACCATGTTGCTGCATTGTGACCTGGTGTTCGTAGCGGATAACGCACGCCTGAAAATGCCCTTCGTCAATCTTGGCCTCTGCCCCGAAGCTGGCTCCAGCTTCCTGCTGCCACGCCTGCTCGGCCATCTGCGTGCCGCCGAGCTGTTGCTTTTGGGGGATGAAATTTCCGGCCAGCGCGCCACTGAAATTGGCCTCGCCAACCGGGCGCTGCCTGCCGGCGCTGCAGTACTGCAAGCCGCGCAGGAAGCAGCCCAGCGCATCAGCGAACAGCCTCCGGGTTCGGTCAAGCTGACCAAACAGTTGATCAAGCAAGGGGTGGCGCAGATTGCCGAGCAAACCATGGACGCCGAGGGCGACCACTTCACCCAGTTGCTGGCTGGCCCTGAGGCCCGAGAAGCACTGACCGCCTTCCTGGAAAAACGCAAACCGGTGTTCGCCAACAACTGACCGGCTAGCGGCTCCGCGCGTTGCGTGGAGCCGCCTTAGCGCTGGATACCAAAGATCCGCATCACCCAGCGGTTTATCTGCCCCCACACGCGTATTTTCAACCGGTGCGACAACGGCAGATTGCGCCAGCGCGCCAGAGTCCATTCGTGGCTCTCGGCAAAATCGTTCTCAAAGCTCCCAGTGACCGCACGGGTCAAGGTCGGGTCAACCGCCTGCTGGTTGGCTTCAAGGTTCCAGTGCAGCGTCCAGTGGTCAAAATTGCAGGATCCCAGCGAGACCCAATTATCGACCATGGCGGTCTTCAGGTGGGTAAAGCGCGGCTGAAATTCAAAAATACGCACCCCGGCCTTGAGCAGCCGCCGGTAATAACGCTGGCCAGCATAAAGCACAGCTGGGTGATCGATGCTGGTACCACAGAGCAACAACCGTACATCAACGCCGCGCCGTGCCGCACGCATCAGCGCTCGCCGGATACGCCAGGAGGGCAGAAAGTACGGCGTGGCCAGCCAGGCACGTTCGCTGCTATCGGCCAGTGCCGAGAGCAGCGAGGCGACTACCTCTTTCTGTTCCCGGGCCCCGATGTAAGAGACCCGGCCATGGCCTTCGCCGTCTTTGGGTCGAGGTGGGATTCGCACTCGGCGTACGGCAGAAAGCCCGCGCCGCTGAAAGCGGCCTACCCGCGCCCACTCGGTTTCAAACAGATCGAGCCAGTCAGACACTACCGGGCCCTGTACTTCCAGCATCTGCTCGTGCCAACGCGGACATTGACCATCCTCGTCGGTCTGACAGAACTCATCGGTAAACCCGGTGCCTCCGACAAAGGTGATACGGCGATCAACAATGATCAGCTTGCGGTGGTCCCGGTGGAACATGCGTCGCCCGTGGTACCAGGACGCGGGGTTGTAAATGCGCAGTTCTACACCACCATCACGCAGACGGTCACGGTCATCCTCCTTCAGTTTTTCACTGCCGATGGCATCAAACAGGAAGCGTATTTCCACCCCGCGTTCGGCCGCTCGCAACAATGCATCGATGACCTGGTCGCAACTGGTTCCGGAAGTGACCAAATACATCTCAATATCGATGCTGTTCTGCGCCTGATCAAAGGCTTCGAGCAGGCGCGGGAAATAACGGTGTCCGTCCACGCGCAAGGTGAATTGGTTGTCCTGATGCCACTCATACACGCGCGACGACATAAAACTCCTTGAACCCGACAATAAAGTGCCAGAGATAGATCAGGGGATGCGGTAATCGTCCTGTGTCAGCAGGTCGAGGCCGCATTCCAATTGACTGATCCAGTCCAGAAAAGCGTTGATCATAACAGGGCCAACGAAGGGACGGCCGTGCTGCGGCACCAACATGGCCGGCGCCAGCTGGCGAACCATGTTGGCCCAGAGCCGGCAGGCCTTGTTGCCGGCCATATAGCGCCGGTGAAAGCCCTCCATACTGGATTTGTGAGTCGCAAAGTCGGCCACAGGTTCCGCATCGTCCAGCATTGAAGCGCCCATGTCGCCGGAAAACAGAATGCCGCTGATCGGATCAAAGAACTGCAGGTTGCCTACCGAGTGCAGAAAATGCGCCGGTAGCACCTTGAGAATCGACTTGCCCAGCGGCACATCGGCACCGCGATCGGCAATCGCAATCATGCGATCGGTGGTCGACATGCCCAACTGGCGGTTCAGATAACCCGCACTTAGGTGCGGCAAAAAGCGCGCCCACAGCTTGGAGCACACTACCTGACAGCGGGTGTGCAGCAACCATTTGTCCAGCGAGGCGATGATGTCCGGATCCTGGTGTGAAGCAAATACATAGGTAAGGTCGGTCAGCGGAATGTAACGACTAACCGCCAGCGACAGCGGCATGTAGGTCAAGTCGCCACCCGGATCAAGCAGCGCGTGCTGATCATGATCAATGATCAGAAACTGGTTGGATTGCACCCCATCGCCCGTCACCAGTTGGTCAAAACAAAGCACTTTGTGCGGACCGTTATCAAACAACACCCTTGCCACTGCCATTGCTGCCACTCCCGAACCCGTCATTGGAGCGACCCTTATAAAGCAGCCAGCACTACCGCTCCCTGACCTGTATCAAGATGTACGCAGTAACACGAACGTCACCAAGTATTCACAAGCCTGACACCCGAGCGCCATAGGCTCAGCCTGTACATCAAATAACAGATGCCCGGATGGAGGTGTCCATGTCACAAGCAGCGCTCGCCCTCGAAGATTCCAACAGCCGCCAGCTGGCGGTAGAACTTGTTACCGACGCCCGCCACATCAGAGCCGCACAGGCTTTGCGCTATCAGGTGTTTGCCGAAGAGTGCGGTGCCCGGCTGCACACCAGCGAGACTGGGCTGGATCAAGACCACTACGACCTGCACTGCGAACATCTGATCGTGCGCGACCTGAGCACCAACCGCGTGGTGGCCACCACGCGCATTCTGGATAGCCGACGCGCACCCGCCGCCGGTGGCTTTTACAGCGAAAGCGAATTTCAACTGGTGGGCCTGACAGACCTGCGTGGCGACATCATGGAGATTGGCCGCACCTGCGTGCACGCCGACTACCGCAATGGCGCGACCATTTCGGTGCTCTGGTCCGGACTGGCACAACTGATGAACGAGCGCCGCTACAACTACCTGATGGGCTGCGCCAGCATCGACATGCACGACGGTGGCCTGCAGGCCCACGCCATCATGCAGCGCTTGCGCGGCCGCTACCTGAGCCGTGAGTACCTCAATGCCATTCCGCGTCTGCCGATTCCCGAGCGCGACCTGCCGGCCAACCTGACGGCGCAACTGCCACCACTGCTCAAGGCCTACATGCGCCTGGGCGCCAAGGTCTGCGGTGAGCCGTGCTGGGACCCGGAGTTCAACTGCGCCGATGTGTTCATTCTGCTGCGCCGCGAACAACTCTGTCCGCGCTACGCCCGTCACTTCAAGGCGAGCTGAGGATGACGCTGAACAAGGCGGTGCGTCTGGTGGCGGTGGTGGGCTGGATTGCCTGTGGCCTGCTGTTGGCCACCTGGGTTGCCCTACTGCAACCCTTCAAGCCAGCCTTTCTGGATGGGCAACGGCAACGTCTGACCCGCTGGTGGATGCGCAACTTGATCCGCCTGCTACCGCTGCGCCTGCATGTGCACGGCGCGCCGGTCAACGACACCGCGCTGTGGGTCAGCAACCATGTGTCCTGGTTGGATATTGTGGTGCTGGGTGCGCAGGCGCCGGTGCACTTTCTTTCCAAGGCCGAGGTGCGCCAGTGGCCGGTTATCGGCTGGCTGGCCGCTGCCGCCGGCACCTGCTTCATTCAGCGCGGCAAATCCGTCAGCCAGTGCTTGCAGCAGTTGACCGAGGTTTTACAGCAGGGGCGCAGTCTGGTGATCTTTGCCGAAGGCACCACCACCGCCGGTGACCGCGTGCGTACCTTTCACGGTCGCCTGTTGGGCAGTGCGATAGACGCCGCGGTACCGGTACAGCCGGTCGCGGTCGCCTATCGATTGAATGGCGCCGTCGATCAGGTTGCGCCCTTCATCAACGACGACGAGTTTTCGCAGCACCTGCTGCGCCTGCTCGACGCACACACCATCGATGTGCATCTGCACTTCCTGCCCCCACTGGACAGCCATGACGGCAACCGCAACCAGTTAGCACGCGAAGCCCAGTCAGCGGTGAGTCAGGCGCTGGACCTGCCTGACGGCACGATCAAATCGACGCCACCCACGCTCAGCAACGCCGCCTGATCGGCGGCGTACGCCTGAACCTCGGGCATGAAGCGCAAAAAGTCATCCTCAAACGCCGCGTAATCTGCCTCCAGCTCAGCCACCGCACCAGGCAGCGGGTTATCCCGGCGCAAGCGGCGCGCCATGTTGTCGAGCGCGCGATGCAGATGAGGTAGCTGTGCGTAGCTGCTCAGCCAGTCGTGCTCGCTCATGTGCGCAATCACCGGTCGAGCATTCGCCGGAATCAGCTCAGGCTGATTCAACACATCCCGATAGGCCTGTTGTGCGAACACCGCCAGCGGCTGATCAGAAAACCGCTGCCAATGATGGGCCAGCAGGTGGTCGTAGAACATGTCCACCATGATGCCGGCAAACCGTCGGCGCTCAGCACTCACCCGCGCCTTGCTCTGCAACACCAGCGGATGGCTGTCGGTGAACACATCGATCCGGCGGTGTAGCCAGATGCCACCGCGCACCTCCTCCGGCAGAGCAATCTGTTGCACCGGGCCTTTGACGAAATCTCCCAGCAGACTGCCCAGCGCCTGCTGCGGCGTTTGCGAGCCCATCAACAGGTGGGCCAGAAAATTCATCAGTTGCCCTGCACCTGCGCGTGCAGCGCGGCAAGCTGACTCTGAAGCGTACTGATGCTGCGGTTGGTCTGCAGGCGGAAGCTGTCGATGGCGTCCAGCGCCTGATCGGTTTGCGCTGCGCGCTGATCCAGCTCGGTGCGCATGATCAACAGGCTCTGCTCTATGTCAGCAGTGCCCTTGCCCTGCAGCGCCTGCACTGCCTGCTGCTGACGCGCCAGCTGCGCGGCTTGCTCGCTCAACTGCTGCTGCAACGCGTCCAGGCTGCCCAACTGTGCCTGCAAATCGCTGAGGGCGGTGTTGGCCGTAGTCAGCTGCTCGGTCAGGTTGTCGAGCCGCTGATCCTGCTGCTTCAACGCTTGCTCCGCTGCCGCTGCGCTGGCGCTGAGCGCGGCCAGCTCGGTCTGTTGCGTCGCCAACCGCTTGGCCAGATCAGAGCTGCCCGCATTCGCCGTGCTCAGGCGGCCATCGTGCTCACCCAGGGTCTGGCCCAGCGCCGCAATCTGGCTCTCCAGCTTTGCCACCCGGGCATTACGTGCCTGCTCGGCGGCACTGAGTGATGACTCGTTGGCGCTGACCTTGCCGGTGATGTCCTGGATACGCCCGGAGGCTTCTTCGCTGATTCTCGCGAAGCTGGTCTGGGTAGCGACCAGTTGCTGTTTGAGCAGGGTCTGTTGCTGGTAAGTCCAGTAACCCAGCGCGACCAATGCGAGTGACAGCGCCGCGCAGAGTGCCCACAGGGGCCCGTTGCCGCGCGCAGGCAGCGCCGTGGGCGGCTCGGCGCGCAGACCACTGGCTGGCGCCCGGCGCGCGGCAGCGGCCGGCTCAAAGCCATCGTCACGGCTCGCATGCAAGCTGGGCAAGTCGTCGCTCCTGTCCTGATCCTTCATACATCCCCCACTTATCAATTTCTGCCGAAAGCCCGCGCCAGAGCGGTGCAGGCTCGCACCAAGGCATAGCATACAAGCGCCATATGCCAGCGCTGAAGCGCCCTGACCCCGCCCCGAGCTGCCGATATCCGGTAAATCTGCGTATTGGTACACATTCTGCTTGCAGATTGTTGCCTTGGCTACCGCACCTTGCGCGGCCATTGATACTTCGGGGGTAAAAGCATGATTGCAGAAGCGCAGTTCAACCGAGCGACCCTTGACTGCATGACCAGCCTGCGGCGCCATATCAAGCGCTCACTAGGGGTAACCGTGCGTCTGGGTGATCCGGACGCCGTGGAAAGCATGATCGGGCTAAGCAAGGACTGCCCCTTCGCCGACATCCGCGAGTTGGGCAGCCGTCTGGCCGAGATGGTCGCGCCGCCAGCGCCCGTAGCGGAAGACAGCATGGTCGCCCAGGGGGCCATCGCCGCACGGCAATATCAGGCCCCTGCCCAACGCGGTTCCAGTACAGCGGCTGAGCCGGCGCCCGCAGCGTCCAGCGGCAGCGTGCGCATCTACCGTGGCCAGGTCATTCGCTGACCGCTGATCGATAGCGCGCCGGTTCACACAACGGCGCTTTTGCGCCCACCAGCGCACTCAACCCGCTGGCGCATCCTCCGCGCAGACATTACCCTGAACCTTCCCGGGATCGAGGAGTGACGGAATGGCTGAATGGATGATTTACGGTGCTAATGGATACGCAGGTTCGCTGCTGGCAAGGGAGGCTGTGGCCCGTGGGCTGACGCCGGTACTGGCAGGGCGCAACCAGAAAGCGGTTGCCGATCTTGCCGCCGAACTCAAGCTGCAGGCACGTCACTTTCGTCTCGATGATGCCAACGCCACACGCCAGGGCGTCGAAGGCATGAGCATCGTCGTGCACTGCGCCGGACCCTTCTCGGCAACCAGTCAGCCGATGATCGACGCCTGCCTGCAAAATCAGTGTCATTACCTCGACATTACCGGCGAGATTGATGTGTTTGTCGCCGCCCAAAGTCGTCACAACGAAGCCACCGAAGCCAATATTGTCATTTGCCCCGGCGTCGGCTTTGACGTGATCCCTACCGATTGCATCGCCGCTCGACTGAAAGAGGCGATGCCCGACGCAGACCGGCTGGCACTCGGTTTTGACTCACGCAGCAGCTTCTCTCCCGGCACCGCGAGAACCTCGGTGGAGGGTCTGAAGTACGGTGGACGCATTCGCAAGGACGATAAGATCAAAACCGTGCCGCTGGCCTACCAAAGCCGCGACATCGACTTTGGCAACGGCACCAAGCACGCCGTGACCATTCCCTGGGGCGATATCGCCACGGCCTGGTTCTCGACCGGCATTGACGACATTGAAGTCTTCATTCCCATGGCGCCCAGCGCCGCCACGCGCCTGCGACGGCTGGATCGCCTGCGACCGCTGCTCGGGCTGCCGCCGGTACAGGCGCTGCTCAAGCATCTCGTCGGTCGCCGGATTCTCGGGCCAGACAGCAGCCAACGGGAAAAAGCGCGCACCTACGTTTGGGGCGAGGCACAGAACCGCGCCGGCAAGAAGATTACCGCCCGCATTCAGACCGCCAACGGTTACGACGTGACAACCGAAGGCGCCCTGTTCGCCGTCGAGTTTCTGCGTCAGAACGAACCCGCACCGGGCTACTACACCCCTTCGCGCCTGCTTGGCTCGGACTGTATCGAGAAGCTGCCCGGCTCCGGCGAAATGCACCTGGAATAATCAGGCCAGCAGCCTTGGCACCCGCGCCGCCAGCTCGCGGGTCAAGCCTTCGAGCAGTTGCCCGCCATTGCGCCAGTAATGCCAGTACAGCGCGACTTGCTGCGCCTGCCCGGGTACCAGCTCACACAACACGCCACTGCGCAGCTCGGTGGCGACTTGCAGCGCTGGCACCATGCCCCAACCAACGCCCGCCGTGAGCAAACGGACAAAACCCTCGGAAGACGGACAGAGGTGATATTCGAATTCACCCGTCACACCCAATTGACGTAAAAAACGGTGCTGCAGTTGATCGTCAGGGCCAAATACAATGGCCGGAACCTGCGGCAACTGCGCCATGCTCACACCATCCGGGAAATGCCGCGCAATAAATTCGCGGTTGGCCACCGCCAGATAAGGCATATGGCCCAGCAGCAGGCTGCGCGCCCCCGCGACCGGCTGCTCGGTGGCACAGACACAGGCCGCCACCTCGCCGTTGCGCATCCGCCGCAGGCCTACATCCTGATCTTCCACCTGCATATCCAGCAGCACCTGCTCGGCGCTGCACCAGCCACTGATCGCCTGCGCCCACCAGGTCGCCAGGCTGTCTGCATTCAGCGCGACGCGCAAACGCGACATGCCGCTACGGCTATCCATCGCCGGCAGGTCGGTGCGCAGATCGCGCTCCAACAACCGCACCTGCTGCACATGGTTGAGCAGCCGCTGCCCGGCTGCGGTTGCCTGCGGCGGCGACATTCTGACCAGCACCGGCGTTCCCAGACGCGACTCCAACAGCTTTATTCGCTGCGACACCGCCGATTGGGACAGCCCCAGGCTTGCGGCACCGCGCTCAAACCCGCCGTGCTCTATCACCGCATTCAGCGCGGCCAGCAACTTGTAATCCAGCATGATTAATTTCTCTTATATCTCATCAGTATTATTCTCTTTTTTAATAAACCTGGCCACGCCAGAATGCGCCCACTTACCTGGCCACAAGGCGCGCGCCATGTCCACTCTGCTGCACAGTTACACTAACGGTCTGTTTATCGCCGCCGGATTGATCATGGCCATAGGCGCGCAAAACGCGTTCGTGCTGGCGCAGGGTCTGCGCCGTGAATATCACCTCAGCGCCGCGCTGATTTGCATGAGTTGCGACGCCGTGTTGATCCTGGCCGGAACATTCGGCCTGGCAGCGCTGTTGCAAAGTCATCCGCTGGCAATGGAAATCACCCGCTGGGCGGGTGTGGCGTTTCTCTCGCTTTACGCCATGCAGGCGCTGCGCCGGGCGCTGTCACCCCATGTAATGAATGCGGGCAAGCAGCCACGCCGCTCGCGCCGGGCGGTGCTGCTCAGCACCCTGGCGGTGACCTTGCTCAATCCCCACGTCTACCTCGACACCATGGTGCTGATCGGGTCGGTTGGCGCGCAGAATCCGTTGCCGCTGGTTTTCGCCCTGGGCGCAGTCAGCGCCTCGGTACTCTGGTTCAGCCTTCTGGCACTGGGTTCAGCCAGGTTGGCCCCACTGCTGAGCCGCCCCGTGACCTGGCGCTGCATCGATCTGGCAGTTGCCGCGATGATGCTGGCAGTAGCCTGGTCCCTCGCCAGACCGGCGTTGCAGACACTCTGAATCGCTATAACCCTATACTTGGTGCGTGGATAGGCCCGCTTTCAGGTGCTATCATCGAGACTTCCCGATCGCAAGACGGGCAGCGCCCCAAGGAGCCAGTATCAGCTCCGGCAAAAGAGGCGTAACAGATTGTCTACTCTGCCGGCGTGGCAGCCGTGGCCAACTTGATCGAACTGTAGAGCGGTAAAGCCGGTCGTACAGTAAGCAGTATTCCGTTTCTGGACCCTGATACCTGATGATGGAGATAAATCATGGCTTTTGAATTACCAGCACTCCCCTACGAGAAGAATGCACTGGAACCGCACATCTCTGCGGAAACTCTGGAATACCACTACGGCAAGCACCACAACACCTACGTTGTTAACCTGAACAACATGGTTCCGGGCACCGAGTACGAAGGTAAAAGCCTGGAAGAGATCATCAAGACATCCAGCGGCGGCGTATTCAACAACGCAGCGCAAATCTGGAACCACACCTTCTACTGGAACTGCCTGAGCCCGAACGGCGGTGGCGAACCTACTGGCGAGCTGGCCGAAGCCATCAACAAGGCATTCGGTTCCTTCGCTGCCTTCAAAGAAGAGTTCAGCAAAACCTCCATCGGCACCTTCGGCTCTGGTTGGGGCTGGCTGGTCAAGAAGGCTGACGGCTCTCTGGCCCTGGCAAGCACCATCGGCGCCGGCAACCCGATCACCTCAGGTGACACTCCGCTGCTGACCTGCGATGTTTGGGAACACGCCTATTACATCGATTACCGCAATGCTCGTCCCAAGTACGTCGAAGCATTCTGGAACCTGGTCAACTGGGACTTCGTAGCGAAGAACTTCGCTGCCTGATCGCAGTTACTGCAGTTCAACAACACCCCGCTCCGGCGGGGTGTTGTGCGTTCTGGGTCGGCAAAAGTGATTTCACTTTGACGTCACACTGCAGTTTGTCGATACTCGACTTAACACTGCACAAACGAATAACAATGATTGCAGGAGTTGCGCAGGCCAATCAGATACTTGCATGATGGCCCTGAAGCTCAACTCACCACGACAGGAATAAAAAGATCTTGAAGCTAGAGCGCCGCCACAGCCTTTCCATCAAGCTACTGCGTCTGGTGTTGCTCTGGGCACTCGTGGTCGGTGTTGTACTCAGCATGGGGCAAATCGCCTACGACCTGCGCAAGGAAAGCCAGCTGATCGACAGCAACGCCGAGCAGATCCT
This region includes:
- a CDS encoding enoyl-CoA hydratase — protein: MSEHVLIERNSGVLTLTMNRADKKNALTQNMYGAMADAIKAAQEDTQVRAVVIQGSDSCFTSGNDVSDFVNSPRSDTKSPVYHFLRAICHAEKPLIAAVNGPAVGVGVTMLLHCDLVFVADNARLKMPFVNLGLCPEAGSSFLLPRLLGHLRAAELLLLGDEISGQRATEIGLANRALPAGAAVLQAAQEAAQRISEQPPGSVKLTKQLIKQGVAQIAEQTMDAEGDHFTQLLAGPEAREALTAFLEKRKPVFANN
- a CDS encoding phospholipase D-like domain-containing protein — translated: MSSRVYEWHQDNQFTLRVDGHRYFPRLLEAFDQAQNSIDIEMYLVTSGTSCDQVIDALLRAAERGVEIRFLFDAIGSEKLKEDDRDRLRDGGVELRIYNPASWYHGRRMFHRDHRKLIIVDRRITFVGGTGFTDEFCQTDEDGQCPRWHEQMLEVQGPVVSDWLDLFETEWARVGRFQRRGLSAVRRVRIPPRPKDGEGHGRVSYIGAREQKEVVASLLSALADSSERAWLATPYFLPSWRIRRALMRAARRGVDVRLLLCGTSIDHPAVLYAGQRYYRRLLKAGVRIFEFQPRFTHLKTAMVDNWVSLGSCNFDHWTLHWNLEANQQAVDPTLTRAVTGSFENDFAESHEWTLARWRNLPLSHRLKIRVWGQINRWVMRIFGIQR
- a CDS encoding oxygen-binding di-iron domain-containing protein; translated protein: MAVARVLFDNGPHKVLCFDQLVTGDGVQSNQFLIIDHDQHALLDPGGDLTYMPLSLAVSRYIPLTDLTYVFASHQDPDIIASLDKWLLHTRCQVVCSKLWARFLPHLSAGYLNRQLGMSTTDRMIAIADRGADVPLGKSILKVLPAHFLHSVGNLQFFDPISGILFSGDMGASMLDDAEPVADFATHKSSMEGFHRRYMAGNKACRLWANMVRQLAPAMLVPQHGRPFVGPVMINAFLDWISQLECGLDLLTQDDYRIP
- a CDS encoding GNAT family N-acetyltransferase; amino-acid sequence: MSQAALALEDSNSRQLAVELVTDARHIRAAQALRYQVFAEECGARLHTSETGLDQDHYDLHCEHLIVRDLSTNRVVATTRILDSRRAPAAGGFYSESEFQLVGLTDLRGDIMEIGRTCVHADYRNGATISVLWSGLAQLMNERRYNYLMGCASIDMHDGGLQAHAIMQRLRGRYLSREYLNAIPRLPIPERDLPANLTAQLPPLLKAYMRLGAKVCGEPCWDPEFNCADVFILLRREQLCPRYARHFKAS
- a CDS encoding lysophospholipid acyltransferase family protein, whose product is MTLNKAVRLVAVVGWIACGLLLATWVALLQPFKPAFLDGQRQRLTRWWMRNLIRLLPLRLHVHGAPVNDTALWVSNHVSWLDIVVLGAQAPVHFLSKAEVRQWPVIGWLAAAAGTCFIQRGKSVSQCLQQLTEVLQQGRSLVIFAEGTTTAGDRVRTFHGRLLGSAIDAAVPVQPVAVAYRLNGAVDQVAPFINDDEFSQHLLRLLDAHTIDVHLHFLPPLDSHDGNRNQLAREAQSAVSQALDLPDGTIKSTPPTLSNAA
- a CDS encoding acyl carrier protein phosphodiesterase, whose protein sequence is MNFLAHLLMGSQTPQQALGSLLGDFVKGPVQQIALPEEVRGGIWLHRRIDVFTDSHPLVLQSKARVSAERRRFAGIMVDMFYDHLLAHHWQRFSDQPLAVFAQQAYRDVLNQPELIPANARPVIAHMSEHDWLSSYAQLPHLHRALDNMARRLRRDNPLPGAVAELEADYAAFEDDFLRFMPEVQAYAADQAALLSVGGVDLIVPSGRSSA
- a CDS encoding saccharopine dehydrogenase family protein → MAEWMIYGANGYAGSLLAREAVARGLTPVLAGRNQKAVADLAAELKLQARHFRLDDANATRQGVEGMSIVVHCAGPFSATSQPMIDACLQNQCHYLDITGEIDVFVAAQSRHNEATEANIVICPGVGFDVIPTDCIAARLKEAMPDADRLALGFDSRSSFSPGTARTSVEGLKYGGRIRKDDKIKTVPLAYQSRDIDFGNGTKHAVTIPWGDIATAWFSTGIDDIEVFIPMAPSAATRLRRLDRLRPLLGLPPVQALLKHLVGRRILGPDSSQREKARTYVWGEAQNRAGKKITARIQTANGYDVTTEGALFAVEFLRQNEPAPGYYTPSRLLGSDCIEKLPGSGEMHLE
- a CDS encoding LysR family transcriptional regulator ArgP → MLDYKLLAALNAVIEHGGFERGAASLGLSQSAVSQRIKLLESRLGTPVLVRMSPPQATAAGQRLLNHVQQVRLLERDLRTDLPAMDSRSGMSRLRVALNADSLATWWAQAISGWCSAEQVLLDMQVEDQDVGLRRMRNGEVAACVCATEQPVAGARSLLLGHMPYLAVANREFIARHFPDGVSMAQLPQVPAIVFGPDDQLQHRFLRQLGVTGEFEYHLCPSSEGFVRLLTAGVGWGMVPALQVATELRSGVLCELVPGQAQQVALYWHYWRNGGQLLEGLTRELAARVPRLLA
- a CDS encoding LysE/ArgO family amino acid transporter, which produces MSTLLHSYTNGLFIAAGLIMAIGAQNAFVLAQGLRREYHLSAALICMSCDAVLILAGTFGLAALLQSHPLAMEITRWAGVAFLSLYAMQALRRALSPHVMNAGKQPRRSRRAVLLSTLAVTLLNPHVYLDTMVLIGSVGAQNPLPLVFALGAVSASVLWFSLLALGSARLAPLLSRPVTWRCIDLAVAAMMLAVAWSLARPALQTL
- the sodB gene encoding superoxide dismutase [Fe] yields the protein MAFELPALPYEKNALEPHISAETLEYHYGKHHNTYVVNLNNMVPGTEYEGKSLEEIIKTSSGGVFNNAAQIWNHTFYWNCLSPNGGGEPTGELAEAINKAFGSFAAFKEEFSKTSIGTFGSGWGWLVKKADGSLALASTIGAGNPITSGDTPLLTCDVWEHAYYIDYRNARPKYVEAFWNLVNWDFVAKNFAA